The region TGTGATTGGTTGGCTGTAATGATTGGCATCTGTCATTCTCAGCGCTGGTTTAATCGCTGCAGCGCAAACGGCTGTGATTGGTCCATCCTGCGCAGCGCGGAGTAAAGTAACAGAAGTCAGCAGCGTCTCTGCGTCAGTGTGAACAATAATCAAAGCACAGACAGACGCTTTCAAACGCTGATGTGGAGCTGAAGATGGAAGACTTGAACTagatgaaatattatttatatccATCGCGTCAGATGAATTCTACTGTCAATGCAGCTCCATCTGCTGCGCGCAGCACTcagtgcgcatgcgcggtaTCCTTTTgatttcttaatatttaatatcaatGGCTGACGCTGATTTCTAAAGCATCTCCTAAAATTGCGAAAAAGCTTTGGCACGTTTTCTGAACGTCGAGGTGAACGTCAATCTCTTGCGTTTTATTCGACGAGCTTCGATCATAATCAGTCAGAATTCATCCGTAGCTCCAAAATGGGacaaaaatgtcacatttaaccCTTTCCTCTCCAGTGTCGACATTACCGCGAGGTACAGTCACTGATCATCTCTTTAAAAACAGATGCTGTTTCTGTAACTGTGCATGGACTGATGTGTGTTTTCCTTGAAATCAaacgttttattaattttattattattattttgtcactCTGTTATTTGTGGGAGACCGAGTATTAAGGGGCTTTGTCATGTGTGACAGTTGTGTGTCTTTACAGTGTTCATGTCACAGTTAAAGCTATGCATGCTAATGTAGCCCTGGCTGAATATAATAAGAGCTTCTGAAACATGCATTCACACCAAGAGCTCAGCTGCTGAGTTTAACACCAAACACTTGGAGATCCATGACTTGAGTTTAGTCCACAACTGActgtgatgatgaagatgatgatgatgaagatgcaTCCTACTCTTCAGGCAGGACACTACAGATGATACAACTAATAAATCACAGTACAGACAGCTGTGTAGTATCACAGTTTTCTGAActtttgtttgaatatgcaAATATGACATTATCTGGTTAAACATGCGCATATTTGCCTATATTTTCAGAACAGAAGTCTAAACATAAGATAAAGCCAGATTGATGATTCTTGTTTTGTTGACatgtttttaagtttttcagAGGGCattttggatttctctttttaatcactccataaatcagaaaatactgtgaacagacagaaaacaaacacattttcaccatgtttttaggaGTTAAATGTGgtataaatcagtgtgaatgaaatatgaacaaaccttcagaatatagagaggaatacagctgtaaagtttggtgtttgTAAGAGAAGAAactctttaaaggggtcatgacattgattttttaaaattattaccgtattttaatatgttccttgaGGTTTACTTATAATTAGGGTTGCAAAAAGGTGGAAAATTTCCATAAAATTTAGTAATTTCAGAAATTTTGGAAACTTTCTAGGATTTTTTGGAAAGTTTCCGAAAATGTtccacccctttgcaaccctacttataatgttaatgaagtattttgcacaaataaacaaatatgtggaaaaattattattttcaaccctCATTCTCTGAAACGAGCTGTTTTTAAGGGGCGTGTCCTTTAAGGCTCGTCAGTAATCAGCCGCTGTTATGATTGGTTGACGTCCTGCACAGGAAACAGTATCAACGCCCCTCGCTATtgtgtgttttgagtgttttgacaacatgatcaaaataaaatagttatttcCATTTGCGATCTTTACAGCATTTGTCCTGACGACAGACTCGTATCTGTTCACGGTCTCCAGCGCAGACGAGATTTATATTTGATTCTGACGTATTCAGCGTGATCACGTGTCAGCTGTTAGCTACTGGACGCCAGTGGGCGGGGCCTATGTCAATGTCTCGCTCTGGAGGCGTGTTTGTGCCCAGGTGACATCATCCTGCCCCTCGGATCCAAACGAGCCGTTTTTGAAGCtcgattattaaataaatgctttgtttataatGAGGAGGACGTTGTAAGCTATGACacttgcaggatgttttaatgGTGCAAAGACTCTTATATTCCAAAAGATCAAGacaaatttgatttctcatgtcatgaccCTTTAAAGATATGGATTGGAATTGAAACCTAAAGTTGCAAATAGATCAAATACAcgcttaaatgtgtattttggatgttttttccactagtctgaaaaaacgTTTTATGAACATCTAAATCTCAGAAATGACCAGTGCATGAAAAACGAATGTTTTGCCTGTTGTGTCTCGCCCCAAAcagacatatgtgaccctggagcacaaaaccagtcataagggtcaatttttttgaaattgagataaataagctttcattgatgtatggtttgttggacaatatttgtctgagatacaactatttgaaaatctggaatctgagggagcaaaaaaatctaaatattgagaaaatcacctttaaagttgtccaaatgaagttcttagcaatgcatattactaatcaaaaatgaagttttgatatatttacggtaggaactttgcaaaatatcttcgtggaacatgatctttacttaatattctaatgatttttggcataaaagagaaatgtataattgtgacccatacagtgtattgttgactattgctgcaaatatagctgtgctgcttatgactgcttctgtgctgcagggtcatatatatgtggtcaaaagcattaaaaagagTCTGGTTTCATGGGATCTTTATCCGCTCTCTCCTGGCGTCTGTCAGCAGAAGATGATGCGTCAGGGGTCCGGGGCCGGCAGTGATTTCTGTGTGGACAGCAGGCCGTCATGTTTAGCCGAGGATGGGAGGCTCTCGCCAAGCCACTTTGATTTGTGCCCCACGAAGTTCTATCAGTCTTCTCCTCCTCAGCGCCCTCGGCAGATGTGCTTCGCTTACCTGCCTCCTCCCGGCGTCCTCAAACCCATGGCGTGCCGCGAGGAGCCGCCGCTGTCCCCGGGGCCCGCCGCCGCTCAGACCAACAACAAGAGCGACTCCAAGAAGAAGAGTGCGTCAGGGAGATCTGGGAAACGCGGGCGTCCGGCGGGCACCACCAAATCAGCCGGGTACAGAACCAGCACAGGCAGACCTCTGGGCACCACCAGGGCCGCCGGCTTCAAGACCAGTCCGGGACGGCCGCTGGGCACCACCAAAGCCGCGGGGTATAAAGTGAGTCCCGGTCGCCCGCCGGGGAGCATAAAGAGCCAGTCGCGCCTCAGCAAACTGAGCTACAGCGCCTGCAGCGGAGCCGCGTTCCCCTACAGCGTCATGCACAAACCTGGAGCCTGTGACGCTGCGCTGAAGGAGGAGACGACCACAGAGTAACCGCACACTTCACTCCTCATATTACATTAAACCAGTAGCTCAGCCAAGATTAAAATGTGCTCCCCCTCAGatcatctgagatcaggatgagtgtgtctctgcatcagtgtctcagcaatggatgctctgcagtgaatgggtgccgtcagaatgagagtctgataaaaacatcacaataatccacagcactccagtccatcagttaacatctggagaagacaaaagctgaaacacatccagcattaagacgtttttaactcaaatacgAGTCCGTACCCTGTTGTAAAagcagcatatgctggttaggtatgttttgaggCATGGCtgctggtcatgagctggtttaagatggtcctAAACAACcagctcctgctcaggaccagcacataaccagcttaaaccagttCAAACCAGCAGCCGTGCTTCAAAatatacctaaccagcatatgctgttttttttcaacaggataatccataataactcttcctgcagtgaagaagtgttctggtgtgaatcaggagagaaatctgcagatcaagcagcgtttacaagacaaaacagctctaaacaaacatGTGGCTGGACtctgatgtgagagacaacagcagactttttcactgtttttatcagctgtttggactctcattctgacggcacccattcactgcagagcatccattgctgagacactgatgcagagacacatttctccaaacctgatgaagaaacacactcatcctgatctcagatgatCTGAGGGTGAacacattttcagcacattttcattttggctgAACCCTTAATGCATCCTCGATCAAGCTTTCTGCTTCTGTGTGTAACACAAAATGCTGCGTTCAAGTCAAGTGCTAAAGATTGCATCTATGAGTTTATCGCACACGGACACCACTACAGTGTTGTGAATATGAGTGCGAAAATACAATCTCTAATCCCTGAATTCAGGATTTGTtgaatgaaatcattatttttcaaatttacaattaaacttaaaaatctAAGTCACATGTACAAAACACAACAGTAACAGAACAATTAATGAAGTTCCAAATGCATGTTGAGGAGGAGCCTAATCATTCAGTCCTGTCAATCATCACGAGCCTCTGTAAGCAGCGGTCATCGCACCGTCCCAGCGTCTCTCTGGCCAGAACCGCAGTGAGGGATTGAATTTAGAGCTCAAGCCGAGCCTCGGGTTCACGCCTCCGTCGAGGACAGCAGCCCAAGTTCGTTTTCctataaagggatagttcacccagaaataaacattctgtcattaattactcaccttcaccTTCAACAATTGTGacacaatgttcatttttgtgtgaattaaCCCTTTAATGTTTGCTAATGTATTTGGGCCAGTGTTTCCATCAGTGTGTGTTCTGTTAGTGTTTGGCTGCTTTTCATTGGGCTTGGATTGTGTGTCTTTATGAAATCATGTCCATTTTTCTTCCTCGTCTAGAACGCCAAAAATGCTGTTTCAAGCTCCGCCGTTCCTCCTCAGCGGCTTCCCCGTACGAAACCAAAAAACCCCTCCGCCGATCAGCGTCATGCCATCGGAGGCCTTTTCCCCGGCGGCCGTGTGTCCAGACGGCGGTCAGTCGAGGAACGCTCTGCCGGTACCCATCCACAGCGCTCTGCCATCATACTCCTGAACTcgtctgtcacacacacacacacacacaggtcactGGACTCTGCTGACCGTGGCAGGCCGTCTGGCCGTTTCTCCCTCCTCTGAAGCTGTAAATACGTCTCTGACGCTCTGTGGTCACTCTGAATGTCCATTGCATGTCATGTTGGGTTGTTCATGGGCTTGATTCACATAGTGACACGATAACGAGTGCAATAGTTTCATCGAAGCGTGTTTCTCTCATTCCAGCACTCCACCAAAGAACTCCAGCAGCTCTCTATAGCGTGTGCATGGTCAGGAGATGTGATGGAAACATGACACACACTCTGTAACTACACACGCCAATCACCACACGTCTTGTAATAGTTccttttgtattgtatttattattctgACTCTGATGATTATTGTTGGTGTGGGAATGCTGTCAGCATCttgtgaacaagtgatgtaaaaATCTTCTTATGGTTTAATATCACGATGATTGAGATGAGTAGTGCGTAGCCTGTTAGTAGCAATGTGTGGCTTTAAGAGCAGGTTTATGTTCAATTTGTTACATTCATATAATCAGTGACGTGggcttttattttttccttgtttatttactttgtaATACAGTTCCAATATGAAGAAatacatgtttgtgtgtgttttattaaaatgtaactaCATCAAGGAAGTCTTATTGCTGTTTATTTCATTCTACACCAATAACCTAATAACCTtggaattttattttactttaatggTTTTAAAGAAGTGTACGATGCAATCAATAGTAGTACTAGTACATATAAGAACACAAGAAAAGCCTATATTTCACAATCAAAGAAAAATACCACATTGATTTCATAGTTTTACTTTTTGATATCGATTAAAGGTATGTTTTTACCTCAACATCAAATTCAGTCGATTgagatataaattacatttagtcatttagcagacgctttaatccaaagtgacttacaaatgaggacaatagaagcaatcaaaacaacaaaagagcgTTGTGTGAGTGTTGTGACAAGTCTCACTTagccaatgtgtgtgtgtttatatatatatacacacatacatacatataataaaaagaaaacaagtacatagaatagaaaaggaatagagaaagctagtgttagaggccgttttttaagaaaacaagcagttagaaaACAAATAGAGAGTGCGAGTGTTAGTATAAAGTggtttcttttaaatatatatataaacaaatagataaaattgaattagaatagagagtgctagagttagagggtcaaataaagatggaagagatgtgtttttagcggtttcttgaagatggctcaggactcagctgctgggattgagtcgGGCACGAGGGAACAGTtcatgtaaaagtctgtgaaagtgattttgtgcctctttgggatgaataATAAAGCgttgttcacttgcagaacacaagcttctagaggcacataagtactgaatttaggtaaaggtgTGCAGAGCCAGAgctggttttgtaggcaaacattaatgtcttgaattttatgcgagctgctattggtagccagtgctaACTGATGATTAGAGGTGTGATGTGTATTCTGTTTGGCTCGTTAAAAATGTATCTTGCTGCcgtgttctggattaattgtaaaggtttgatggaaccacaagcagttctgtcttggcaaggatgagttgaaggtgatcatccttcatccagcaagaaatgtctgtcagacaagctgagatgcgagcagctatcgtcggatcatcaggatggaatgagaggtagagtcgAGTGTCATCAgtatagcagtgatatgaaaagccatgtttctgaatgacagaacctagtgatgccatgtagacagagaagagaagtggtccaagaactgagccctgaggcaccccagcagctagatgttgcgacttggacacctcacctctccaagatacattattttaaattacataaaagtGTGTTAAAATGGGCATCTATATCTGTTATATATCTATGTCATATCTAGTAATGACTCTGGTGgtgtatttcacaataatactgcTCCTATTAACTCTTCACTGTACTAAATTCCATTCATTATGCAGTTAAACACAAACCACTGTGATTGGTCCATCCACAGAAGCGCGCAGAAAAGTAACAGAAACCACGTGTGGACCTTCCGTGGATGGACCAATCACAGCGGTTTGTGTTTAACCGCATTATGAGGCGAATTCTCTTTTACAGGCCAAGAAGGAATTTATTTTCTGAGTTAGCGCTCAAATTTCAACACAAAATCGTATCTTCGCCGTCAAATAACGCCCCTTCAGGAATAAACTGTTATGGAAAGAAATTATCAGTCGACCTTCGACGTATTGTTTGAATAACCATCGAGCTGTTTGTTTTCGAGTTGCGTGAGTCTCGCTCGCCGTAGCTGCGCCGGAACCGGAAGTCGAATCTTTCCTCTTTCAGTCCGTTGAAAGAAAACATCAACATTAAGCTCATCACGAACCCGCCATAAaaccaaaagaagaagaagatcaTCACGAGTCATGCGCTGATTCTGTCTGTCCGTGATCGGCGGCAGAATGGGCTCAGCACCGGACAGACTCCGCGGGGTGGCGATCTGGCTGATTATCGCCGGACTCGTGCGTCTGTCAGGCGGAggtataaacacacaaacaccgAATCCTGACGGAAACACTCGAGCGGTGATCTGACAGGTCTCTCTGTCTCCTCAGATGCAGTCGAGGTCGCCGGCCCGTCGGATCCGGAGCAGGTTCGGACGGCGGTGCTGGGAGCGCCTCAGCCCGCGGAGATGGAGCAGCTGGCGGGGGAAGCGTGCGCCGAGGGCCGCTGCGAGACCGAGACAGAAGCGCTGCTGTCCGCCGTCACCGGAGAAACCCAGAGCCACAACCTCACCGAGACCGCCAAGACGTACAAAGTCAGCTGCGACAAGCGGAACATCAGCGGCACCGAGCGCTTCTCGGTGCAGATCCTCAACGCTTCTCAGGTGCAGCAGTGCTGACCGGCACCGGACCGGTTCAGATCTCCGGTTTCTTCCGCTCACCAGAGCTACATttctcaaaaatacagtaaaactctcacattctgaaatgttatttaaaacagctgtttctCTGTGAATacgtgttaaactgtaatttatttctgtgatgcgcagctgtatttcaaagcagtcttcagcgtcacgtgatcttcagaaatcataataatatgctgatttgctgctcaacaaacatttctggttcatagcaatgttgaaaacagccaaatatttttgtggaaactgattcaaaagtttggggacagtaagatttgttaataaaaaaaaaaaaattgtttttattcatcaaggtcacatcaaatacatttacagtgtTACAGTAGATTtccattttgaataaatgctgtacgtctgaactttctattcatctgtgaatcctgaaaaataaaatgcatcacagtttccacaaaaatattgtgcagcacgactgttttcaacattgataataatcagaaatgtttgttgagcagcaaatcagcatattattatgatttctgaagatcacgtGATGCTGAAGactgctttgatcacagaaatcaattacagtttaacacatattcacatattttaaattataatattatttcacactattactgttttactgtatttttgatcaaataaaccgctttggtgagcagaacgTTTTCTTATTCCAGATGCTAGTGATTTCAGGTTTTGGCTGGTTGTGCGCTGTCATGTAAACACTAGCGCGTGTTACTCTCGCTCGCTGGTTTAGTTACTCAGTTCAGTGATTGTTCTTGTCACGTATCAAACCTTTCTATCACCTGCCTGAAGTCTCTATAGTTAATCATTACATTTACTTTTAGTCGTGTAGcagacaaatgaggacaatgtaaacaatcaaaaccaacaaaagagcagtgATCTGTAGATGCTGTGATAAGGCTTGGTCAGCCTGACGCAGTACTCCAGTTCATTTGGTCagtcagacatttaaatacattttagcatTTCACGCTCCGTGCACCATTTAAGCGGTTTTACTGTGATCGCGCAGAGCAGCAGCAAGGCATGGGGTTGTCATGGCAACAGTGCATGCAACCGGCAAGCAGTATATAACATAGGCTATTATCCGCCAAAATGCAGATTCTTTCGCGACAACGTCTTACGCAAATGAGATTAGGGAAGCCATTGAGTTCATAATTTACTTACAAAATAACTACATTATGTGCATATTTACTTTTGATGGTATTAATTGACACGTATTTAGTCAAATTGCCGCAAGCTCCGCCCATGGGTTAAACGTAAAACACATCCCCAGATGAGCTGCTCACAGTAAGATCTATAAGATGCATTTAGGCTGTATTTTGTTTCTCCGCAGGACCTGATGGAGCTCCTGAATGCCAACAGCACCGAGTGCTCCTTGGTTCTCTTTTATACCACGTGGTGTCAGTTTTCGGCAAACCTTGCCCCTCACTTCAACGCCCTGCCGCGAGtctttcccagcatgcacttcCTCGCGCTCGACGCGTCCCAGCACAGCAGGTTGATCAGTGACGTTCCCTCATCTCGGTCTGGCCCGCTGAGGGTGTTTCTGTCTTCATCAGCTGcgtttctctctcgctctgttcACAGTCTCTCCACGCGCTTCGGCACGGTGGCCGTCCCCAATATACTCTTGTTTCAAGGAGCCAAACCCATGGCCAGGTTCAACCAGACAGACAGAACGCTAGAAACGCTGAGCTCCTTCATCACAAACCAGACAGGTGTGGTGTTCATCATTCAGCTCCATCCGGTTCGTTCAGAAGCACACCTTAAGTGCACTACCCAGACTTAAACTGCTTTAGAACACAGACCCAAGGTTGGGCTCTTTTTTGAAGAAGACGATCAGATTATTGCAATCATTTCAAAATACGTATCAATTAGTTATAGAAGTttacatttactgtaaagaaaacGCACTgtaccatttttttattttatataaaataaatattttacattttagaatccAAAATTGCTATAAATTTAAAGCCTTGTGTCTAAATAAGgtatgttccaaatttgaagttgatataaaaaaattgaTGTTCCTGTGAGATTTTATTTAGGGCGTTATACCACAAACAGCCACCGGGTGCCATCAAATCtccattgatttattttttatttttttatgcatttttgtctAAATTTCTCTGTAAATATTACTATATCACAAAATAACCACTAAATATGGAAATCTTGAGACTCGGACCTTGacaatatgtattttgtcaagattataaaagactgtaatacattttgtaatatgacaCTTGACTCCACCCACTAAGGGGGAGGAGACCGCTGAAAAGATTTTAAAGTACCATTTCCACACTTATCCCGTGTGTGTTCGACATGATGACTTTGTGTGGTTTTCCCGCCGTCCTCTAGGTTTTGAAGCGAGTCCAGATCAGGCCGTGCTGGAGGAAGACCGCGCCGGACCTCTTCCTGCGGTTCCTGTCAAAGGCATCGACTGGCTCTTTGTGTTCTCGGTGCTGTTCATATCAGGCTTCACTCTGTATGCTATCCTCTGCTCAGACAGCATCCGCTGGCTCATTCCAGGACAAGACCACGAGCATCAGGACTAGTCTCTGCTGTGATCCGAATGTACATACTTGCAGAATAAATAAGTGTATGAATGTAAAGAATCTGCTCATATTGTTGTGTACTTGTTTAGTTCTGTTCGGTCAAAGCCTTTCTGTAATATCAGTCTATTACTGGACTTGGTATTAAATCAGAATAGCAAAAGAAagacaattaaaatgcaaaacttaTGTCTAATGTACATAAACCACAGTGAGGTGATGTTAGTAGCGTTAGCGTACTTCTGTTAGTGTAGTAAGCAGTACAGTAGTGCTGCGTTGAGAACGCCGGACAGGACTGGGGCAGCCTCCAGTTTGAAGGATGCATGCAATCACCCACAATCCTTTGCACACActgcatttaataaaaacatccGGTGGAAAATGAATCAGCGCTGAGCTCATCTAATTTCATTAGGAACTGCGAgactgaaactttttttttttttttggtaaattgaCATTAACTgtgctgcattaaaaaaaaaaaaaaaaagtcaagcaTTTTTCCACAATTAAGTTTAATTAGTATTTTGGCGCTGCAGAAGACCTTAATGACGCAGACTCTAGTGCTTAACCCCTTCAACCCCAGAGTCATCCCAGacttgaaaatatataaatgatgtGTCATTAGTAATTAGTGTCACAAGATTAGTAAATCTTGTTTTAGGGTCTGTCACACAGCGGACCGCGTTGGGATCATGTGTGCACTGAATTAACATGtttctgcagtcataaaaacgtgtataaatctcagcacagctattttaaactgtatttgatcacattctagggttactattatgcataaaaacccttatacaACACTGAGATAAAAGACTAAAAATACAACCtttaacatatttcaaaattgttactttATTGCAGCATATGTGGCCCTGGAGCATATactgctctggtcatgtgacaatctGCACTAATAATGAGACACTGCACACATTTAATCGAGACCttttatttttccatatttgcaggaagtgcacaaaaacagtaatatgtttagagctttataaatgaaaaccttCTTTACGCTCAGGTGGGATTTGATGGATTATAAGGGGCCTCGCTGTAATTGTGATCAGGCGCGCTCGGGGCAGCCCTTCAGTGGCGATGAGCTGGTTAATGTTTACTCTGACCCCTGGCCGCCGATGGCCGAGCGCTTTCTCTAAACTAACCCGCTGTTATCTGTCTGCTGAAGGTGGCGCGGGGAAAATGGTAAGATATTATTCTCATTTCGACCGAGATTTGCGAACGCTTTCTTTCGCGGCTGTGCGTGAGTGTGACGTCGGCAGCTGCTCGACCAATCAGCGGCGTCGCGTCTGGAGGACAATGCTAACACGTTCTAGTATTTAGCAGCTAATCAGAGGAATTAAAGCTGGTTTTCTCAGAAAGAGAGGCATGGCGGGTTTATGAGCTCGTTGCGTTTGAGACGTAAGTTGCGTCCCAAATAAACCGCGAAGCGCGAGTCAACAACCTGGACTCGAGCAATTACAATTACACGTTTGAAAAGCcacaaaactattattttttaaaggttctttctttcttgctgTGTTGgggtatttattattttatttattttaattttattttaaacattttctgttttaattttttatgcaaAATGAGTATGATTTCCGGGTACAAATTTGTCCTCAAAAGTAGGTAAACGCACACTTATAACcaggtcaaacacacacaaacacaatgcCAAAGTATTTCGGATGACCTTGTGTGTAGTTTTGACCGATACAAGATTATAACGCTGTTAAAACCGCAGTGAAATAGATTTTAATCGGTCTGACTGTTTATAACCCTGTTCACCCGACAGATGGCGCAATAGACCCGATAAcaccgctgtgtgtgtgtgtgtgtgtgtgtgtgtgtgtgtgtgtgtgtgagagagagtgagtgtgtgtgtgcgtgcgtgtgtgtgtgtgtgtgtgcgcgtgtgtgtgtgtgtgtgtgtgtgcgcgtgtgtgtgcgtgtgtgtgtgtgtgtgtgagagagagtgagtgtgtgtgtgtgtgtgtgtgtgtgtgagagtgtgagtgtgtgtgtgcgtgcgtgcgtgtgtgagagagtgtgagtgtgtgtgtgtgcgcgtgtgtgtgtgtgtgtgtgtgtgtgtgtgtgtgtgtgtgtgtgtgagcgagtgtgtgtgtgtgtgtgtgtgtgtgtgtgttagttagttagttagttagttagtagtATTagtgttgtgtaagttgtggctttactttactctggcattacatccctctgatcagcatgtggtacattatattaatataattaaacatctttttggaaaattaaacagtttcttacaaactgatgtgatttgataaaatacataatgaaatataatcgtaTATGAGTAACAgagaaattacaattacaatccAGCTACacacaattaatgagatgaatacactTCTGCTTGAATGTCTCTGTTAATcactgagtgtttgtaataacttctgactgcggtacagtgtggattttggtcaaacgatgcggcagaaatatgttattagtaacattctagaagaatttaatgtggaagatacacagttacagcttctgtggggcgtgaaggaagagtaactagtagtgtaactatattacttttgaaaggagtaactagtaatgagtaatatattacatgttTGAGTAACGAGCCCAACACTGCATATTACTACCTTAAAAGTATTACttctttaaaagtacatattagtaccttttgaaagtgacagttttgtatgtttttttacagtttgttggtgtttttacgtgtataatgtttatatattctgtcttggtgtacatttataacacatttatatgtaaatttaGGCGTAaagttaattaattt is a window of Onychostoma macrolepis isolate SWU-2019 chromosome 21, ASM1243209v1, whole genome shotgun sequence DNA encoding:
- the c21h5orf24 gene encoding UPF0461 protein C5orf24 homolog isoform X2, whose translation is MMKMMMMKMHPTLQKMMRQGSGAGSDFCVDSRPSCLAEDGRLSPSHFDLCPTKFYQSSPPQRPRQMCFAYLPPPGVLKPMACREEPPLSPGPAAAQTNNKSDSKKKSASGRSGKRGRPAGTTKSAGYRTSTGRPLGTTRAAGFKTSPGRPLGTTKAAGYKVSPGRPPGSIKSQSRLSKLSYSACSGAAFPYSVMHKPGACDAALKEETTTETPKMLFQAPPFLLSGFPVRNQKTPPPISVMPSEAFSPAAVCPDGGQSRNALPVPIHSALPSYS
- the c21h5orf24 gene encoding UPF0461 protein C5orf24 homolog isoform X1; the encoded protein is MMKMMMMKMHPTLQKMMRQGSGAGSDFCVDSRPSCLAEDGRLSPSHFDLCPTKFYQSSPPQRPRQMCFAYLPPPGVLKPMACREEPPLSPGPAAAQTNNKSDSKKKSASGRSGKRGRPAGTTKSAGYRTSTGRPLGTTRAAGFKTSPGRPLGTTKAAGYKVSPGRPPGSIKSQSRLSKLSYSACSGAAFPYSVMHKPGACDAALKEETTTETPKMLFQAPPFLLSGFPVRNQKTPPPISVMPSEAFSPAAVCPDGGQSRNALPHSTKELQQLSIACAWSGDVMET
- the c21h5orf24 gene encoding UPF0461 protein C5orf24 homolog isoform X3; translation: MMRQGSGAGSDFCVDSRPSCLAEDGRLSPSHFDLCPTKFYQSSPPQRPRQMCFAYLPPPGVLKPMACREEPPLSPGPAAAQTNNKSDSKKKSASGRSGKRGRPAGTTKSAGYRTSTGRPLGTTRAAGFKTSPGRPLGTTKAAGYKVSPGRPPGSIKSQSRLSKLSYSACSGAAFPYSVMHKPGACDAALKEETTTETPKMLFQAPPFLLSGFPVRNQKTPPPISVMPSEAFSPAAVCPDGGQSRNALPHSTKELQQLSIACAWSGDVMET
- the txndc15 gene encoding thioredoxin domain-containing protein 15 isoform X1, which encodes MGSAPDRLRGVAIWLIIAGLVRLSGGDAVEVAGPSDPEQVRTAVLGAPQPAEMEQLAGEACAEGRCETETEALLSAVTGETQSHNLTETAKTYKVSCDKRNISGTERFSVQILNASQDLMELLNANSTECSLVLFYTTWCQFSANLAPHFNALPRVFPSMHFLALDASQHSRLISDVPSSRSGPLRVFLSSSAAFLSRSVHSLSTRFGTVAVPNILLFQGAKPMARFNQTDRTLETLSSFITNQTGFEASPDQAVLEEDRAGPLPAVPVKGIDWLFVFSVLFISGFTLYAILCSDSIRWLIPGQDHEHQD
- the txndc15 gene encoding thioredoxin domain-containing protein 15 isoform X2, encoding MGSAPDRLRGVAIWLIIAGLVRLSGGDAVEVAGPSDPEQVRTAVLGAPQPAEMEQLAGEACAEGRCETETEALLSAVTGETQSHNLTETAKTYKVSCDKRNISGTERFSVQILNASQDLMELLNANSTECSLVLFYTTWCQFSANLAPHFNALPRVFPSMHFLALDASQHSSLSTRFGTVAVPNILLFQGAKPMARFNQTDRTLETLSSFITNQTGFEASPDQAVLEEDRAGPLPAVPVKGIDWLFVFSVLFISGFTLYAILCSDSIRWLIPGQDHEHQD